The DNA region ATGTGGCAAGTTATTTGAGTTTGGTAATTTCCTAAAACAATTGACAATTCCTAAGTAAAACGCAAGGTGTTCGCAAGTGCCACCTAAGAATCCAAAAATAGAGATAAATGTACAAACTACTTTTGGACTTTTCCTAAACATCCTTGTCTGTTTGTCTTAATAGGAGAAGATAACACCAATTGTATGGTCATtgcctttcaaaataaaacaaaaccaaGTTTTGGAAGCACTTTGATAGgagctttctttttcttgtgtgcCATACTCACATTCCCTCCATGCATGTTGATATACACGATGGAAAACacagtaaaattaaaattacgaTAAGCAACCATACAAGTTAAAATAAGTTGTTGCTGTTAATTGTAATTTTGACTTTACGTGATTTTTCACAGTGTATTCAAACATGCATGGGAGCGCGCACACACCCACTAGGAAACAAAACCGAGGGCAATGTTTGTCTTTGCTAAGGCATGTTTGGATTGTAGCAACCTTGTGGAATATTAAAGGGTCTTTGGGCAGCCCCGATTCCCTATCCAGCGAAGGTAAAGACAAAAGAAAACGTCTAAGATGGGATGTTTTGGtgagaaaagaaacaaaagtctctagagagagaaagacagAAGACACAGTACCACTCTCTCTCATGAATTCCACACTCCACTGAGAAGGACAACGATACAATAAAGACAAAGGGACCCTTCACGCATTGTCGACAACGTTAGCCATGAACAAGTCCTTCAATCCCGAACTTGTATCCAAGCATTGAATTCCACTCCCcatacaaacaaacaaacaaacaaactgttcaaaaccaaaccaaaccaaaccccATTCTGGTTGTTCACAAAACAAGCTTTGGAATTTTCATGGGGCTTCGTCTTGGTTCTTGTTCAATTAGAAAACCCACCAGGGATTAAGCTTTTCCTTGTCCGCTTCGTTAATTCAGCTAATGTGGTTTTGGTAGGGTTCATTCCTCTTCCTTAAAATTGTGCTGAATTACTGGAAATtctgttttttattatttaacctGTCTGTCCCATTCTCCTTTGATTTCCGTGTGGGATCTGCAGAATTCACCTTAGTTTTACACCCCCAGTTCCTTTTGCTAAACGTTGTGTCTTGTATTtgtattttcttctttgttccatTTTCATTGGCTTTGCATTGTCAAGTGTGAGATATTCATATCTTAGAGCCGAGCCTCTCAAGTTTCTTGTTTAATCAAGTTTGTGTATTGTTGTTGTTAAGATTGTTACATGGAATCTATGTTACAAGAAGAAGGGTCATCTTCTGTAACTTCCTCACCTTTACAGTTCTTCTCCATGATGTCACTTTCACCTAGCATAGGATCTCCTTACCCTTGGCTTAGAGAATTGAAATCTGAGGAAAGGGGTTTGTACTTGATCCATTTGTTGCTCACTTGTGCAAACCATGTAGCTGCTGGTAGTCTTGAGAATGCAAACATCACACTTGAGCAAATCTCCCAGCTTGCCTCCCCGGATGGCGATACCATGCAGCGAATCGCTGCATACTTTACTGAAGCGCTTGCCGACCGGATACTCAAAACATGGCCCGGCCTCCACAGAGCCCTCAACTCCACGAGAATAGTTATGGTTTCTGAAGAAATTCTTGTGCAGAAGCTCTTCTTTGAGCTTTTTCCGTTTTTGAAGGTAGCATATATTCTGACAAATCAGGCTATTATTGAAGCTATGGAAGGGGAGAAAATGGTTCATATAATTGATCTCAATGCTGCTGAGCCTGCACAGTGGATTGCTCTCCTTCAAGTTTTGAGTGCCCGTCCTGAAGGCACTCCTCATTTGAGAATTACTGGGGTCCATCAGCAGAAAGAGATTCTGGATCAGATGGCTCATAAACTTACTGAAGAAGCAGAAAAGTTGGATATCCCATTCCAATTCAACCCTGTACTCAGCAAGTTAGAAAATCTTGATTTTGACAAACTTCGTGTGAAGACTGGGGAGGCGCTAGCAATAAGTTCTATTATGCAATTACATTCCCTTTTGGCCTTGGATGATGAATCCGggcggcgaaaatctcctcttcTGTCTAAACATTCAAATGGAATTCACCTGCAAAAGGTCTTGCTCATGAACCAAAACACATTGGGTGATTTCCTCAAAAAAGACATGGTTAATAGCTATAGCCCAAGTACTGACTCTGCCTCATCTTCACCGGTATCTTCAACGACTTCGATGAATGCGGAGAGCTTTCTCAATGCCTTGTGGGGATTATCTCCGAAGGTCATGGTTGTAACAGAACAAGACTCTAATCATAACGGTTCCACTCTGATGGAGAGGCTACTGGAGGCTCTATATTCTTATGCAGCATTGTTTGATTGTTTGGAATCCACTGTCTCAAGAACATCATTGGAGAGAATAAAGGTGGAGAAGATGCTTTTCGGTGAGGAAATCAAGAACATTATTGCTTGTGAGGGAGctgaaagaaaggaaagacaTGAAAAGCTGGATAAGTGGCTCCAGAGACTTGATGTATCTGGGTTTAGCAACACGCCTTTAAGCTATTATGGCATGTTGCAAGCACGGAGGTTCCTTCAGAGCTATGGTTGTGAAGGATATAGGATGAGGGAAGAAAATGGTTCTGTAGTAATGTGCTGGCAGGACAGGTCCTTGTTTTCAACAACAGCTTGGAGACCTAGGAAGTAAGAGTGAGTAAGTTCAAGCCACaaaggatggaaaagaagaaaatagaTATGAAGCAGTAATGGTTAGAGACTTAGAGTCTTAAggtcttcaatttttcttttcttttcttgattTGTATGAAAGAGTCTTCCCAATATGTTAATGAGTATTCATCAATATTAATTTAGAGATACTTCTATTTTCATCCTTCCTagttaaaaaaaagagtaaacaATGAGCAGGCAAAGCAAGATGTGTGGAAACAAAAAACTTGTT from Lotus japonicus ecotype B-129 chromosome 2, LjGifu_v1.2 includes:
- the LOC130741265 gene encoding scarecrow-like protein 3, whose protein sequence is MESMLQEEGSSSVTSSPLQFFSMMSLSPSIGSPYPWLRELKSEERGLYLIHLLLTCANHVAAGSLENANITLEQISQLASPDGDTMQRIAAYFTEALADRILKTWPGLHRALNSTRIVMVSEEILVQKLFFELFPFLKVAYILTNQAIIEAMEGEKMVHIIDLNAAEPAQWIALLQVLSARPEGTPHLRITGVHQQKEILDQMAHKLTEEAEKLDIPFQFNPVLSKLENLDFDKLRVKTGEALAISSIMQLHSLLALDDESGRRKSPLLSKHSNGIHLQKVLLMNQNTLGDFLKKDMVNSYSPSTDSASSSPVSSTTSMNAESFLNALWGLSPKVMVVTEQDSNHNGSTLMERLLEALYSYAALFDCLESTVSRTSLERIKVEKMLFGEEIKNIIACEGAERKERHEKLDKWLQRLDVSGFSNTPLSYYGMLQARRFLQSYGCEGYRMREENGSVVMCWQDRSLFSTTAWRPRK